gcaagacacagtgatgaggaagtccatctctgctgaagaaaggctgctcatcaccttgcggtaagtaacaatttttggggggaatgttgttaggtctgtattttacttgtgtgtgtgtccagtatgtgtgattaaacccacccagtcctctttttggacagggggcacacatacacacacacacgtgcgatacgggcgagtgttgcatggtaaaccccggctctgccgcctgcactctggagcggagtctgcacccacataccaatacatggagccgcacgctccacaacggagtgcatgcagcaggtccggggattaccatgcaacatttggtcatatctcgcatgcgtgtgtgcacaagtcccatcaggccttttattaatgttttttacaccctttgtgttgtgctgggtgttaatgccagcattattgaatggtgctggacgcatataatagcggccttaacttgtgacatgttgtaattacctttttgtgtgacatttctaattttcttttttgtttcttttcagatttttggccacaggagagagctatacatccctgcacctccaatttagagttggtaaatctaccatctctaacattgtgaggtgtacatgtaccgtcatctggcagaagttgcagcccatggtgatgccttccccaaccgaggagacttggctgcaggttgcagcaggctttcagtctgtggccaatttcccaaactgcataggtgcagtcgatggtaaacatgttcgggttcagcagccaccacgatcaggatcacgcttctttaattataagaagtatttttcagtggtcctgatggcggtggctgatgcccattacaaatttgttgccattgacgttggtgcctatggtagtactggggattctcgggtgttgcgaacgtcacagattgggatgcaaattcttcgagatggcggcacgctcccagccccacgacctttgccgggttccacacatccagtgccgttcgtgatggtatcggatgaggcgtttcccttaacgacaaccctgctgcgcccatacccacgaaggggactggatgcccgacggaggatttttaattatcggctgagtcgtgcacgcagatatgtggaatgcacctttgggatcatgactagtcagtggaggatctttcacactgccattcagttggacacagacaccgttgatgctgtgataaagacttgctgtgtactccacaactatgctcgtgagtacaacactgacgtagatgtggagtaccagcagccagtatttaatccagttgACAACGGGGGTCTGGGTAGGCCGTCCAACTCtagtgtgcgtgtgagagaatccttcactgactactttatgagtcctgaaggtgccgtgcactggcaatactcctgtgctggtgttgagcagcctgaccagcagagaaggatgcatctacactgacccCCCCAGAAATGTTGCCGACATCGCTGATAACAGTTTTGACAACATCCCGAAGAATGAGAAACGCCAGCAACCAacacaaaagtttgaaaaaaaaattttttgtttcatgTTACCAAAAAAACTGTGTTAAATAATTGATTGTAATATCAATAAAAAATCTATTTGGGTgtaattagtttttttttgttttttttggctaCAAAAATTTGGGTGTTTTATGAAAATAATAGCAGTATGACGTATACAATTGTTAACACATCAACACATAAACCACTAATTgatagcccataaacccaggaTAGCGGCCTTGACCGCATTGTAATAAAGAAGAGAATAGTATGTTTGAAATATAATATATTTAAAAGAACACAAATTCTTTGCAATATTTACAAAAGATTTTTCaattagaaaaaacaaaaaaaaagccccTTTCAAAGCCAACCGGCAACTGGAgctaaaaaacaaaccaaaaaaaaatcgGTGCCACTGAAAATTTTTGCCCATGTTCAATTCAGAAAAGTATATTCTGGAGAATAGAGGAAATTTGATCCCTCTGATTGATATGGTGCTCCCCCCATATGCTGCGAACTTCCTCTATCTCCAGAAGTAACTTGGCTGTGGGCCAAATACTGGGGTCTGGTAGCTTGTGTTTCCGGTGTTCGGTGTCGGGGCCTGaaaagtcccaacacccccatcagaacTTCATTGTATGGAGATatcggagcagggtcctccagagcagtgagggacatctggaccatggacatgaaaagagattgtctatccggtggcagggagCGTGTTTTTCTTGCCACAGTTATTGCGAAGGAGTCGCAGTGGTCATCAGAACTAGATTTTTTTAATAGATCTAACGTGTCGCAAGCGATTTGGACAGTTTGGTCATCttggtttttctttgttttttttttttttttctctgctgccaccggatacacagctctcttctccactctcacagcttctgcggaatcagatgcttcagcagctgctgaactagatgttgatgcagcagctgctgaagtggatgctgattcagcagaagctgtgggagtggaggtagagatggtccctcccactccagaggaactgcctgctccatcctctttgtcgctgtcctccaaatcagctaccgacatgtttccttccgtcctgttggagaaaaaaaaaacatcaatttttcGCACAACATATTATATTTAAATAATCATGTGGAGTGGATTTTAACTTACTTTCTCAATGTCCTACTGGACACAAGAAACTGCAGCTCTTCGCTAAATGGAAATTTACTTTTGCTCGGCGAAGAGCCACTCTTAGAACATTCGTTCAGGAACTTCGTGAAACGGTCTCTGATTGAGCGCCACCGTTTCCTCACATCGTTATCTACCAAAAAAAGGTTACaaaatacaacaacattttttgtgagatctaaacaaattatacttttaatatactcaaggtttactaaataaatttaattaaaattaCCAATTTGCTGCTGTGTACTCCCTGGATACTTGTCCCAATCTGGGATAAGGTCTCGTACAATTTTGGTCCAGGCTAGTTCCCGGAAATATTTATCCTTGTAGGATTCATCGGCTGGGTCCCACAAGGCCGGATAATCCCGAACCTACAATAaatacaatagtgtcatctcataatctatagcgcgaccaagtaatgttacacaattgctggaaatatttcaaagtaacccctaataactgaacacaagcacaaaccgaaaacacaaacaccaataaaaacgcttgtgtgcagttgttttaccactagctctgtcgccgtcaatcctgagtggttcgtgcgacaatcaacaacattcattaaaaaacacactataaagtgaaatagttagggtagggttagggctcataaccctaagcactctaccccaaaagggatcctaaacataacacaaccacaaaagggatcctaaccctacagggatcctaaccctaaccctacagggatcctaaccctaaccctacagggatcctaaccctaaccctacagggatcctaaccctaaccctaaagggatcctaaccctaaccctaaccctacagggatcctaaccctaaccctaaccctaaccctacagggatcctaaccctaaccctaaccctaaccctacagggatcctaaccctaaccctaaccctacagggatcctaaccctaaccctaaccctacagggatcctaaccctaaccctaaagggatcctaaccctaaccctacagggatcctaaccctaaccctacagggatcctaaccctaaccctaaccctacagggatcctaaccctaaagggatcctaaccctaaccctacagggatcctaaccctaaccctacagggatcctaaccctaaccctacagggatcctaaccctaaccctacagggatcctaaccctaaccctaaccctacagggatcctaaccctaaccctaaccctacagggatcctaaccctaaccctaaagggatcctaaccctaaccctaaagggatcctaaccctaaccctacagggatcctaaccctaaccctacagggatcctaaccctaaccctacagggatcctaaccctacccctaaagctattgtaaggtggcattaagcacggttagtaatggcgaggcgtcaataagacgccgatCAATTATTAATCCTAAGGtttactataatatatgtggacccccctaaaaaaaaaaaatgtgttggggtccccctatatttttaggccagaaaggctaagcagacagctgtgggccaatatttgacgcccgggaaggggttaaaatacccatggctgttcccaggctatgaatattaacccacagctgtctgcgtagcctttctggcactaaaatatagggtgacccgaaaaaaaaaacgtgttggggtccccctatatttttaggccagaaaggctaagcagacagctgtgggccaatatttgacgcccgggaaggggttaaaatacccatggctgttcccaggctatgaatataagcccacggctgtctgcgtagcctttctggcactaaaatatagggggcccccgaaaaaaaaacgtgttggggtccccctatatttttaggccagaaaggctacgcagacagccgtgggcttatattcatagcctaggaaaggggccatggatatttgcccccccctggctacaaatataagcccgcagccgccccggaaaaggcgcatcaaaaagatgcgccaattccggcacttagcccctctcttcccactcccgtgtagcggtgggatatggggtaatgaggggttaatgccaccttgctattgtaaggtggcattaagcccggttaataatggagaggcgtcaatgagacgcctatccattattaagccaatgaaagggttaaaaaaaaaaaaaaaacactagaaaaaatattttaatgaaataaagacacacactttttgacaattcttttattgcacgctcaatccatcctgaagaccctcgacctgaaaaaaaggcaaaacaaaaaaacaaattcatactccctggccctgtccgcagaaatccatcgagggtcccacgaagatcttccatggagaacagacacatccagagatgtgtctgctctacatggctgcagcaacacactgacaggagccatagttcctgtcggtgtgtcactgcgcatgcgcgagcgagtttaccggcggtcattgaccccggtactctcgcttaacggcagtgctgcgtgggaaagttcaacgcagctgtactgccgttaaccgagacgccggcgccattgagctccgggacagtacgcgatacactgctaggagcttcgctcctggcagtgtatcaccggagagcaggagatcggcgtgggacactcggttatggattctgcggacagggagtatgaatttgctttattattttgggattttttcattgaggatcgagggcttcgcctacaagtgtggtgtatggtgagtat
This region of Ranitomeya imitator isolate aRanImi1 chromosome 1, aRanImi1.pri, whole genome shotgun sequence genomic DNA includes:
- the LOC138676215 gene encoding uncharacterized protein encodes the protein MMSFPCPTLFFFHPPFWNLHIKMSGRAERRPDDSPRIQLRTPHRIAILGLMLLILNRHACQRRQRRRVQKRLWVHPLVEDRTEKGHFHVLYNDLRRYPEKFISFCRLPIIAFDRLLTILAPHLTLQDTVMRKSISAEERLLITLRFLATGESYTSLHLQFRVGKSTISNIVRCTCTVIWQKLQPMVMPSPTEETWLQVAAGFQSVANFPNCIGAVDGKHVRVQQPPRSGSRFFNYKKYFSVVLMAVADAHYKFVAIDVGAYGSTGDSRVLRTSQIGMQILRDGGTLPAPRPLPGSTHPVPFVMVSDEAFPLTTTLLRPYPRRGLDARRRIFNYRLSRARRYVECTFGIMTSQWRIFHTAIQLDTDTVDAVIKTCCVLHNYAREYNTDVDVEYQQPVFNPVDNGGLGRPSNSSVRVRESFTDYFMSPEGAVHWQYSCAGVEQPDQQRRMHLH
- the LOC138672831 gene encoding uncharacterized protein; this encodes MGKTSELSQDLFNFIVSKHTDGIGYRRIPKLLKVPMSTVSAIIWKWKENYFTINRLCLGSPCNISNRKVKRIIRRVVQEPSSTCEELKKDLQVSRYSDAKKTISNHSTSMAYIASSVHEDLLQNMDQDIIYPSMFASQQATEPTQWSFNILSKQPLFNDPASLLHILCLLLSQHLTYGFVAHSSFVQVYDPVPEIVIKLFGLAHVVEVRDYPALWDPADESYKDKYFRELAWTKIVRDLIPDWDKYPGSTQQQIDNDVRKRWRSIRDRFTKFLNECSKSGSSPSKSKFPFSEELQFLVSSRTLRKTEGNMSVADLEDSDKEDGAGSSSGVGGTISTSTPTASAESASTSAAAASTSSSAAAEASDSAEAVRVEKRAVYPVAAEKKKKKTKKNQDDQTVQIACDTLDLLKKSSSDDHCDSFAITVARKTRSLPPDRQSLFMSMVQMSLTALEDPAPISPYNEVLMGVLGLFRPRHRTPETQATRPQYLAHSQVTSGDRGSSQHMGGAPYQSEGSNFLYSPEYTFLN